Proteins from a genomic interval of Clostridium sp. 'deep sea':
- a CDS encoding nitronate monooxygenase: protein MKIPKLKIGDIQVNIPIIQGAMGVGVSGPNLAAAVANAGGIGVLSGVGIGYTESDYNKNPKKADLRALINKIRTTKKLAPKGFIGINFLVAMNNYAEMVKTAVSEGIDLIISGAGLPTQLPKLTKGTNIKLAPIVSSAKAAKVITRYWDKNYNKIPDMVIVEGTEAGGHLGFKEDILKAEVKPNLTEIVKQVITTLKPFEQKYNTKIPVIAAGGVFTGEDIAKQLQAGASGVQMATRFVVTEECDADQAYKDAYLSANKEDIKIIKSPVGLPGRALNNSFIKKIAIEGDLISKCSQCLQGCNPLKAPYCISKALINAVKGDIDKGLIFVGSNAYKLKKMTTVPELLKELMQETRLALKNLNL from the coding sequence ATGAAAATACCTAAACTTAAAATTGGCGATATTCAAGTTAATATTCCAATTATTCAAGGAGCTATGGGGGTTGGGGTATCTGGTCCTAACTTAGCAGCTGCTGTGGCTAACGCTGGTGGAATAGGAGTTTTATCTGGAGTGGGTATTGGATATACCGAGTCGGATTATAATAAAAATCCCAAAAAAGCTGATTTAAGAGCCTTAATAAATAAAATTAGAACTACTAAGAAGTTAGCGCCTAAAGGGTTTATTGGTATTAATTTTTTGGTTGCCATGAATAACTATGCTGAAATGGTTAAAACAGCTGTTTCGGAGGGCATCGATTTAATAATAAGTGGTGCAGGACTACCAACTCAATTGCCAAAACTAACAAAAGGTACAAATATAAAACTTGCCCCTATTGTTTCTTCTGCCAAAGCAGCTAAGGTTATTACCCGCTATTGGGATAAAAACTATAATAAAATACCCGATATGGTTATTGTTGAAGGAACAGAGGCTGGCGGACACTTGGGATTTAAAGAGGATATCTTAAAAGCAGAAGTTAAACCTAATTTAACTGAAATTGTTAAGCAGGTAATAACTACCCTAAAACCCTTTGAGCAAAAATACAATACTAAAATACCAGTTATTGCAGCTGGGGGGGTATTTACTGGTGAGGATATTGCTAAACAACTACAGGCTGGTGCAAGTGGAGTACAAATGGCTACTAGATTTGTTGTAACAGAGGAATGTGATGCAGACCAAGCCTATAAAGATGCTTATTTATCTGCTAATAAAGAGGATATTAAAATTATAAAAAGCCCCGTTGGTTTGCCAGGTAGAGCCTTAAACAATAGCTTTATTAAAAAGATTGCTATAGAGGGAGACTTAATTTCGAAATGTAGCCAGTGTTTGCAAGGCTGTAACCCCTTAAAAGCTCCGTATTGTATCTCTAAAGCTTTAATTAATGCTGTTAAAGGTGATATAGACAAAGGTTTAATTTTTGTTGGCAGTAATGCTTACAAATTAAAAAAAATGACAACTGTACCCGAACTTTTAAAAGAATTAATGCAAGAGACTAGGCTTGCACTAAAGAATTTAAACTTGTAA
- a CDS encoding homocysteine S-methyltransferase family protein: protein MLKLPKDKILLFDGAMGTALVQQNLALTSLPPFLNITNPQAIYDLHLAYLNNGANFITANTFSINSLKLKNYQYSCEQIITAAVKLAKKAVKDSKKKALVALDIGPLGALLAPSGTLSFEKAYELFKEQVIVGVNAGCDLILIETISDIYEAKAAILAAKEHSDLPIICTMTFSNSRTFSGTDIETMVTVLEGLGVDILGFNCSTGPQQMLSLVKEARQYSSIPILVQPNAGLPCINNGKTEYSLAAKQFAQYAKQLVLAGASLIGGCCGTTPEYLKECHKALVDITALPITKKNETKVASYAKTITIGNAVTVIGERINPTGKKYLKQALRSGDISYVIKESISQQEEGANILDINLGLPEINQVEYMKKVITEIQAIQSIPLQIDSTSAKVIEQAVRIYNGKPLINSVSGKQSSMDKIFPIAKKYGACVLGLTLDDSGIPSTAEERFFIAKKIIDTAHSYGIAKKNILIDCLTLTASAQQAEVLETLKAVTMVKKRLGVKTVLGVSNVSFGLPHRDLLNKTFLAMALQAGLDAPILNTGSREMMNIISAFNVLNNQDKQAKTYINKLASVKVNTINKSNNYSLAELIKRGLKDEIVNKTTVALKSKPAMTIINEVLIPALDEVGILYEKAEIFLPQLIQSAEVAKQAFTELRKHLPKSDNTTKQHKIVLATVQGDIHDIGKNIVKVILENYGYKIVDLGKDVAPDTILNTVINEKIELVGLSALMTTTVKSMKQTIELLKEKAPYCKVMVGGAVLNSEYASMIKADFYAKDAREGVEIARKVFTINN, encoded by the coding sequence ATGCTAAAGTTACCTAAAGATAAAATACTATTATTCGATGGAGCCATGGGCACAGCCTTAGTTCAGCAAAACCTAGCTTTAACTAGTTTGCCACCATTTCTTAATATAACTAACCCCCAAGCCATTTATGATTTACATTTAGCTTACTTAAATAATGGAGCGAACTTTATTACTGCTAACACGTTTAGTATAAATAGCTTAAAGTTAAAAAACTACCAATACAGCTGTGAGCAAATTATAACAGCAGCCGTAAAGCTAGCTAAAAAGGCAGTTAAAGATAGTAAAAAAAAGGCCTTAGTTGCGTTAGATATCGGACCACTTGGAGCGTTACTTGCTCCATCAGGAACGCTAAGTTTTGAGAAGGCCTATGAGTTATTTAAAGAGCAGGTAATAGTAGGCGTAAATGCTGGTTGCGATTTAATTTTAATTGAAACCATAAGTGATATATATGAAGCCAAAGCTGCAATACTGGCCGCCAAAGAGCATAGTGATTTGCCTATAATCTGTACCATGACCTTTAGCAATAGTAGAACGTTTTCAGGAACAGATATAGAAACAATGGTTACAGTATTAGAAGGTTTAGGGGTAGATATTTTAGGATTTAATTGCTCTACTGGACCTCAGCAAATGCTTAGCTTAGTAAAAGAGGCAAGACAGTATAGTTCTATACCAATTTTAGTTCAGCCTAATGCTGGCTTACCCTGCATAAATAATGGAAAAACGGAATATAGTCTTGCCGCAAAGCAATTTGCTCAGTATGCAAAACAACTAGTTTTAGCAGGAGCAAGCCTAATAGGCGGGTGTTGTGGAACAACTCCAGAGTATCTTAAAGAGTGTCACAAAGCTTTAGTAGATATTACTGCACTACCCATAACCAAAAAAAATGAAACAAAAGTAGCATCTTATGCTAAAACTATCACAATTGGGAATGCTGTAACTGTAATTGGTGAGAGGATTAATCCAACAGGTAAAAAGTATCTTAAGCAGGCTTTGCGTTCTGGGGATATCTCTTATGTTATTAAAGAATCAATTAGCCAGCAAGAAGAGGGAGCAAATATTTTAGATATTAACCTGGGATTACCGGAAATAAATCAAGTTGAATACATGAAAAAAGTAATAACTGAAATACAGGCAATACAGAGCATACCACTGCAAATAGATAGTACAAGTGCTAAGGTAATTGAACAAGCAGTACGAATTTATAATGGTAAACCCCTTATAAATTCGGTTAGTGGTAAACAGAGCAGCATGGATAAAATATTTCCAATAGCCAAAAAATACGGTGCCTGTGTATTGGGTTTAACCCTTGATGACTCCGGAATACCCAGTACGGCAGAAGAACGGTTTTTTATAGCTAAAAAAATTATAGATACTGCTCATAGTTATGGAATAGCAAAGAAGAATATTCTAATTGATTGTTTAACATTAACAGCCTCTGCCCAGCAAGCTGAGGTTTTAGAAACCCTTAAGGCGGTAACCATGGTTAAAAAAAGGTTAGGCGTAAAAACTGTTTTAGGGGTAAGTAATGTATCTTTCGGTTTACCTCATAGAGATTTACTAAATAAAACCTTTTTAGCAATGGCTTTACAGGCAGGCTTAGATGCCCCTATTTTAAATACTGGTAGTAGAGAAATGATGAACATTATTTCAGCCTTTAATGTGTTAAATAATCAAGATAAACAGGCAAAAACATATATAAATAAACTAGCTAGTGTTAAAGTTAATACAATTAATAAAAGCAATAACTATAGCTTAGCTGAGCTTATTAAAAGAGGTCTAAAAGATGAAATAGTTAATAAAACAACAGTGGCTTTAAAATCAAAACCTGCTATGACTATTATTAATGAAGTTCTTATTCCAGCATTAGATGAGGTGGGCATTTTATATGAAAAAGCAGAGATTTTTTTACCTCAACTAATTCAATCAGCTGAGGTTGCCAAACAAGCATTTACGGAGCTACGTAAACATTTGCCAAAAAGTGATAACACAACAAAACAACATAAAATTGTTTTGGCAACTGTTCAAGGAGATATTCATGATATCGGTAAAAACATAGTTAAAGTTATACTCGAAAACTATGGTTATAAAATAGTAGATTTAGGTAAAGATGTAGCCCCTGATACAATACTAAACACTGTGATAAATGAAAAGATAGAGTTAGTTGGTTTAAGTGCCTTAATGACAACTACTGTAAAAAGCATGAAACAAACAATAGAATTACTAAAAGAAAAGGCACCCTACTGTAAAGTTATGGTGGGTGGCGCTGTGCTTAATAGTGAATATGCTAGTATGATAAAAGCAGATTTTTATGCCAAAGATGCCCGTGAGGGAGTAGAGATTGCCCGTAAGGTTTTTACTATAAACAACTAA
- a CDS encoding vitamin B12 dependent-methionine synthase activation domain-containing protein encodes MSLKSDCLHYLGYKGQKISAQLSLIIDECLLECQELASPRHIYDKFCLHKHNNCVYLNKTVQLSGSSINNHLKNCDECYVMAVTLGERLNKKIAYYQYHNLTKATVLDACASAYIELICDDITEEIAQQQCQKNKFITSRFSPGYGDLPLTIQQSLIDLLQADIKIGLFVNNYNLLFPRKSVTAVIGVSNTTSNDENLKCKNCSLVNCQYRKEC; translated from the coding sequence ATGTCTCTTAAAAGTGATTGCCTTCACTACTTAGGTTACAAAGGACAAAAAATTAGTGCTCAACTAAGCCTTATTATAGATGAGTGTTTGCTTGAGTGCCAAGAATTAGCAAGTCCTAGGCATATTTATGACAAGTTTTGCTTACACAAACATAATAATTGTGTTTATCTAAATAAAACAGTGCAGCTAAGTGGCAGTTCTATAAATAATCACCTTAAAAACTGTGATGAGTGTTATGTAATGGCTGTAACTTTAGGAGAACGTTTAAACAAAAAAATAGCCTATTATCAGTATCATAACCTTACTAAGGCAACGGTTTTAGATGCCTGTGCCTCTGCCTATATAGAGCTAATTTGTGATGACATAACCGAAGAAATAGCCCAACAGCAGTGCCAAAAAAATAAGTTCATAACAAGTAGATTTAGCCCTGGTTATGGAGATTTACCACTAACAATTCAACAGAGTTTAATAGATCTTTTACAGGCAGATATTAAAATAGGATTATTTGTTAATAATTATAATCTGCTTTTCCCTCGTAAATCTGTTACAGCAGTTATTGGGGTAAGTAATACTACTTCAAATGATGAAAATTTAAAATGCAAAAATTGTAGTTTAGTTAACTGCCAATATCGTAAGGAGTGTTAG
- the metF gene encoding methylenetetrahydrofolate reductase [NAD(P)H], translating into MFIKNMFAQKKPVVSFEIFPPNKQSKINTIYNTIENLAVLQPDYMSVTYGATGISEGKDLTVKLASFIKNEINIEPLAHLTCIGSTQQQVYQQLATMKQVGIDNVLALRGDKPIDYLQNNSSYFNYASDLITEIKNNFQFSIGAACHPEGHIEAKSKITDLINLKNKVDCGADFLVSQLFFNNQDFYAFLNEVRLLGINIPVVAGIMPVVNTKQIERIVSLCGANVPQKFKKIMVKYQYNKEALIDAGIAYASEQIIDLLSSGIDGVHLYVMNRPYIAKRLINNISSVVKVLNTKEEEHVS; encoded by the coding sequence ATGTTTATAAAAAATATGTTTGCACAAAAAAAGCCGGTTGTATCTTTTGAAATATTTCCACCGAACAAACAATCTAAAATAAATACAATTTATAATACTATTGAAAACCTTGCAGTACTTCAACCCGATTATATGAGTGTAACCTATGGAGCAACAGGTATAAGTGAGGGCAAAGACCTAACTGTTAAACTGGCATCATTTATAAAAAACGAAATTAATATAGAGCCTTTAGCACACTTAACTTGTATAGGCTCTACTCAACAACAGGTTTATCAGCAACTAGCTACTATGAAGCAAGTAGGCATAGATAATGTATTGGCTTTAAGAGGAGATAAACCTATTGATTATTTGCAAAATAATAGTAGCTACTTTAATTATGCAAGTGATTTAATCACTGAAATTAAAAATAATTTTCAATTCTCTATTGGTGCTGCTTGTCACCCCGAAGGGCATATAGAGGCTAAAAGTAAAATAACAGATTTAATCAATCTTAAAAATAAAGTAGATTGTGGAGCAGATTTTTTAGTTAGCCAACTCTTTTTTAATAATCAAGATTTTTACGCATTTCTTAATGAGGTTAGGTTATTAGGTATAAATATACCTGTAGTTGCTGGTATAATGCCAGTAGTGAACACTAAACAAATAGAACGAATTGTTAGTTTATGTGGGGCAAATGTACCCCAAAAATTTAAAAAAATAATGGTAAAATATCAGTATAATAAAGAGGCGCTAATTGATGCAGGAATAGCCTACGCCTCCGAGCAAATCATTGACTTATTATCTTCAGGCATAGATGGAGTTCACTTATATGTTATGAATAGACCCTATATAGCCAAAAGACTAATAAATAATATTAGCTCAGTTGTTAAAGTACTAAATACAAAGGAAGAAGAACATGTCTCTTAA
- a CDS encoding UPF0280 family protein produces MKAIDLLPFSVCTAETDLKIFAEQELMHQALFSVTKYRQQLVNYIAKRPSFLKSLKPLEQDFSAPVIVQHMIEVTQKVNVGPMAAVAGAIAQYLGKDLLKYSSEIIIENGGDIFMHSSKTRYMAVHSKNQQVDPVLEIEPVTGGQGICTSAGTLGHSLSYGNADAVVVRANDTLLADATATSIGNMVKTHKDINLALSYAKSVTGITGILITINKHLGAWGNIKFKE; encoded by the coding sequence ATGAAAGCAATCGATTTACTGCCATTTTCAGTTTGTACCGCAGAAACCGATCTTAAGATATTTGCAGAACAAGAATTAATGCATCAGGCTTTATTTTCAGTAACAAAGTATAGGCAACAACTAGTAAATTATATAGCTAAAAGACCAAGTTTTTTAAAAAGCTTAAAACCCTTGGAACAAGACTTTTCAGCTCCTGTTATAGTTCAACATATGATAGAGGTCACTCAAAAAGTAAACGTAGGGCCTATGGCAGCAGTTGCAGGAGCCATAGCACAGTATTTGGGTAAAGATTTACTAAAGTATTCTTCAGAAATAATAATTGAGAATGGTGGCGACATTTTTATGCACAGTAGTAAAACACGTTATATGGCTGTGCACTCTAAAAACCAACAAGTAGATCCTGTTTTAGAAATAGAGCCAGTAACCGGAGGACAAGGTATTTGTACATCTGCTGGCACATTGGGCCATTCACTAAGTTATGGTAACGCCGATGCTGTGGTAGTAAGAGCCAACGACACACTTTTGGCGGATGCTACAGCAACCTCAATTGGTAATATGGTAAAAACCCATAAGGATATAAATTTAGCTTTAAGTTATGCAAAGTCGGTTACTGGAATAACTGGTATATTAATAACTATAAATAAACACCTAGGAGCATGGGGTAATATAAAGTTTAAGGAATGA
- a CDS encoding homocysteine biosynthesis protein, translated as MVKSYAEINSKIAAGEAVIVTADEVLDIVNNVGVKKATELVDVVTTATFGPMCSSGAFLNFGHSDPPIRMTKTFLNNVEAYAGIAAVDSYIGATQLSESNSAYGGAHVICDLIDGKEVHLKASSPGTDCYPTKKLNSTIKLNDLNEAYLFNPRNAYQNYNAAINTSNKDLYTYMGKLGANMNNINYSTSGQLSPLLNDPYYKTIGVGTRIFLAGAEGYVAWHGTQFNSDTQRQDNGIPKSPAATLATIGNLKDMNTRYIRPASFKNYGVSLFVGIGIPIPVLNEEIMSYLSLKDSDIYTSIVDYSVCKGGHPVIKKVSYQQLKSGFVEINNKQIKTHSLTDIKKSQEISELLKQWILNKQFFLQQPIKMFSKNNKVKPMVNYKLG; from the coding sequence ATGGTAAAAAGTTATGCTGAAATAAATTCTAAAATTGCTGCAGGAGAGGCAGTTATAGTAACCGCAGATGAAGTCCTAGATATAGTTAATAATGTTGGCGTTAAAAAAGCAACTGAGCTTGTTGATGTGGTAACTACTGCAACCTTTGGCCCAATGTGCTCGAGTGGGGCGTTTCTTAACTTTGGGCATAGTGATCCTCCTATCCGTATGACAAAAACATTTTTAAATAATGTAGAGGCATATGCTGGCATAGCTGCTGTAGATAGCTATATAGGAGCTACTCAACTTAGTGAAAGTAATTCTGCTTATGGGGGAGCACATGTTATTTGTGATTTAATTGATGGCAAAGAGGTTCACTTAAAAGCCTCTTCACCAGGAACAGATTGTTACCCCACTAAAAAGCTTAATAGCACAATAAAATTAAATGATTTAAACGAAGCTTATTTATTTAACCCCAGAAATGCTTATCAGAACTATAATGCAGCAATCAACACTAGCAATAAAGATCTATATACCTATATGGGTAAACTTGGTGCCAATATGAACAATATAAATTACAGTACCTCGGGGCAATTAAGTCCACTATTGAATGACCCTTATTATAAAACAATAGGAGTCGGTACGCGTATATTTTTAGCTGGAGCAGAGGGTTATGTGGCTTGGCATGGCACTCAATTTAACTCAGATACACAGCGTCAGGATAACGGTATTCCTAAAAGTCCTGCTGCCACTTTAGCTACAATTGGTAATTTAAAAGATATGAACACACGATATATACGACCAGCATCTTTTAAAAACTATGGAGTATCTTTATTTGTAGGTATTGGTATACCTATACCCGTGTTAAATGAAGAGATTATGAGCTATTTATCCTTAAAAGATAGCGATATTTATACCTCAATTGTTGACTATAGTGTATGCAAAGGTGGTCACCCTGTAATAAAAAAAGTTAGTTATCAACAACTTAAATCGGGTTTTGTAGAGATAAATAATAAGCAAATAAAAACCCATTCACTAACAGATATTAAAAAGTCACAGGAGATATCAGAGTTATTAAAACAATGGATACTAAATAAACAGTTTTTCTTACAGCAGCCAATAAAAATGTTTTCTAAAAACAATAAAGTTAAGCCTATGGTTAACTATAAGTTAGGTTAA
- a CDS encoding leucine-rich repeat domain-containing protein has protein sequence MKILRNMLITLILLIPGLACIEVNSLAIPKYQINNIPFTIEKNKVVKFNNALLEQVVRETVGKEKTLLLQSDLLAINKLSLAKNSLTLNNNQFAIKDLQLTDIQNFIYLKHLRVNELDIYQQFLDSFLYLEFLELTDSTINCEINKPMLKKLALINCNITCLKPIIKSKNIEQLYLNNNNLVEINEIKKLTKLNKLSFYNNKIIDITSVSKLKKLKQLNLANNQITNTTPLNQLLDLEVLNLSNNKVKALNIDNCLKLKELDISYNSIKNISPIKNLSNLEWLNLINNNICDIDCLRNLQKLKYLGLEGNNLTHK, from the coding sequence ATGAAAATATTAAGAAATATGTTAATCACGCTAATATTATTAATACCTGGTTTAGCTTGCATTGAAGTAAATAGCTTAGCTATACCAAAATACCAAATAAACAACATCCCATTTACAATAGAAAAAAACAAAGTAGTTAAGTTTAATAATGCTTTGTTAGAGCAAGTTGTGAGAGAAACAGTCGGTAAGGAAAAAACACTGTTATTACAAAGCGATTTATTAGCCATAAATAAACTAAGTTTAGCTAAAAATAGCTTAACGCTTAACAATAATCAATTTGCCATAAAAGACCTACAGTTAACAGATATTCAAAACTTTATCTATCTAAAACACTTACGTGTTAATGAGCTAGATATTTATCAGCAATTTTTAGATAGTTTTTTGTATTTAGAGTTTTTAGAGCTAACAGATTCTACAATAAACTGTGAAATAAATAAGCCAATGTTAAAGAAGTTAGCTTTAATAAACTGCAATATAACTTGCTTAAAGCCAATAATTAAGTCTAAAAATATTGAGCAACTATATCTTAATAATAATAATTTAGTAGAGATTAATGAAATAAAAAAACTAACAAAGCTTAACAAACTTAGTTTTTACAATAATAAAATTATAGATATAACATCTGTTAGCAAACTAAAAAAATTAAAACAATTAAACCTAGCCAATAATCAAATAACAAACACAACACCCTTAAATCAGTTACTAGATTTAGAGGTCTTAAACCTAAGTAATAACAAAGTAAAAGCACTTAATATAGATAACTGTCTTAAATTAAAAGAGCTTGATATTTCTTATAACAGTATTAAAAATATTAGCCCTATAAAAAACTTAAGTAATCTTGAATGGTTAAACTTAATTAATAACAATATTTGTGATATAGATTGCCTAAGGAATTTGCAGAAACTTAAATATTTAGGTTTAGAGGGTAATAATCTTACGCATAAATAA